In Musa acuminata AAA Group cultivar baxijiao chromosome BXJ3-11, Cavendish_Baxijiao_AAA, whole genome shotgun sequence, one DNA window encodes the following:
- the LOC103972323 gene encoding uncharacterized protein LOC103972323 isoform X2, with translation MQLHKEFETDHSDHHSGESISGMPIKKRLFHLSQCSSSLSQETCTMPHNCRGQPKKFFLEEESSVSENGAALALDTNTIPKDFLKSSSTLSGQKSYFYGPNMSMFHSSAVQADHENMELKKATSTFKGSNMVEDPNIDNRSSLSLSMEKGKQLAQLGISEMVIGDRHIEGKIASSDVLAFRGIETTSNMRLTSCNDKKYHGYNSLEREKVEMCSMDLPPVKGSQHLNPTMYNDLDPKYGSAHHCVNRVNWDLNVPMEVWDASINDSIIEHDINNRLNQRAMHQQIIDRCLFQTTLGTIGSDLTLGTSMVEKNHCSPRLTDLGMPADDNREYEGGLELQLRPPSRPELRIKWGKIVPPDLSLSLTGNLSDASCRVVKPEPCEDNSHKETENFQLSSLKPVGISLVKSEPCDESSQGEASSVAVPFDQEPSAGRMRKSEAPQELEGKSSNLELESHQLTSCCTTTDIPLSKVKAVVLNSNVVLHDGSPVIPDNLKIKSGESTCLALDCTTVSGASMPCKAEVMLTDTCTHHDSQKSTVKPLDMVVDSVVSDAKGFITNETEISETAEVASTMHHESLVSDLEEPMACDGMSEGSAEMDFSGGEYYTSPKVVARDDLHVSDKSGVSSGGDHDSMDLPAEIQTEQPNDDDLQLDASNCLRCSRDEISRSEGGDLEDKGADLRDPVPQCANEVSCAHDEKRVHGYMSHCANEVPCKNVKEVQGDVATALFSSNSVPIMVEVHLDKKGKQIVSQEARSGHSAKDIDGNMKDDKKQTSCDLTTDVYELSVTRVLRASSSKRLTKPCHGVIEMRLGKDKVSEMKSNSFDAIAKTNRDNLGKSQISGRHNHIKNADASCKNRQIEKVSSPTIKSFGQRRPISAWTVPSGTEERVIIKQRQDRLYSEGRRPSKVESRKNQGQRIDKCDSNYKSTRRHGNQYFDRDSDTQYAPELNNPGKHHLPKLSKRLEIPFGSVGNAGRLLRKPINDQPNNSSRFPSWRQLPGHQEVPSLLGARSAGFPAKNTMSNRFIGRKIHDDTLLAHEDNMIGNLPGEMIDKVLYSHPNLQYEPTENDLMTRGRSLSPLRRRLHPVQYYRAHSPRMWPSPGRSPEMVVDRHQELIRHGPSPVVRFGMSRSPHPQPCFPEDGIVRRNVSPPYPQFPADMRDMLPVDDLNFHRPGGVLQRNLRRFDMMPHDTVEDYLGPPDFADHFDRRDYYDRRELVQPLYPGCDPGDIGKDALPYDDGCHRPIRFCPVGEVIPARGSSRDFDSHIRNRLGNATNILRTQEQGEDYRYHRKQGWHEGGFNDMRPKRRKF, from the exons ATGCAGCTACATAAAGAG TTTGAAACTGACCATTCAGATCATCACTCTGGTGAGTCTATTTCAGGTATGCCAATAAAAAAAAGGCTGTTTCATTTGTCACAGTGCTCATCTTCTCTGTCCCAAGAAACATGTACAATGCCCCATAATTGTCGGGGGCAACCTAAAAAGTTCTTTCTCGAAGAAGAATCTTCTGTTTCAGAGAATGGTGCTGCTCTAGCACTAGACACCAATACCATTCCTAAAGACTTCCTAAAGTCTTCCTCCACATTATCTGGTCAGAAATCTTATTTTTATGGTCCTAACATGTCAATGTTTCATTCAAGTGCTGTCCAAGCTGATCATGAGAACATGGAACTCAAGAAAGCCACAAGTACTTTCAAGGGATCGAATATGGTGGAAGATCCGAACATAGATAACAGATCATCCCTTAGCTTGAGTATGGAAAAAGGAAAACAATTAGCACAACTCGGTATATCTGAAATGGTTATAGGTGATAGGCATATTGAAGGGAAAATTGCTTCAAGTGATGTGCTTGCATTTAGAGGCATTGAAACAACATCCAATATGCGTttaacatcatgtaatgataagaAATATCATGGTTACAACTCATTGGAGCGAGAGAAAGTTGAAATGTGTTCAATGGATCTGCCTCCGGTCAAGGGGTCGCAACATCTGAATCCAACCATGTACAATGACTTGGATCCAAAATATGGTTCTGCTCATCACTGTGTGAACAGAGTAAATTGGGATTTGAATGTTCCGATGGAAGTATGGGATGCCAGCATAAATGATTCAATTATAGAACACGACATCAATAACAGGCTAAATCAGAGGGCCATGCACCAGCAAATCATTGACAGATGCCTTTTCCAAACTACTCTAGGGACCATTGGGAGTGATTTGACATTAGGAACATCTATGGTTGAGAAAAATCATTGCAGCCCCAGATTGACAGATCTGGGAATGCCTGCTGATGACAATAGAGAGTATGAAGGTGGCTTGGAATTGCAGCTTAGACCACCTAGCCGGCCGGAGTTACGAATTAAATGGGGAAAGATAGTGCCTCCCGATCTAAGTCTGTCGTTGACTGGGAATCTTTCAGATGCATCTTGTAGAGTTGTGAAACCTGAACCATGTGAGGACAACAGTCATAAAGAAACTGAAAATTTTCAACTTAGTAGTCTAAAACCAGTGGGTATTAGCCTTGTGAAATCTGAACCATGTGATGAAAGTTCTCAGGGTGAAGCTTCCAGTGTAGCTGTTCCCTTTGATCAGGAACCTTCAGCAGGCAGAATGAGGAAATCAGAAGCACCTCAGGAACTTGAGGGAAAGTCATCAAATCTGGAGTTGGAGAGTCATCAATTAACATCGTGTTGTACAACTACAGACATCCCATTAAGTAAGGTTAAAGCTGTGGTTTTGAACTCTAATGTTGTGCTTCATGATGGTAGCCCAGTTATCCCTGATAATTTAAAGATAAAATCAGGTGAAAGCACTTGTCTAGCCTTAGACTGCACCACAGTATCAGGTGCTAGTATGCCTTGTAAAGCTGAGGTTATGCTTACAGACACTTGCACTCACCATGATTCACAAAAAAGTACTGTTAAACCATTGGATATGGTTGTAGACTCTGTCGTTTCTGATGCAAAAGGATTTATTACAAATGAAACAGAAATTTCTGAAACTGCTGAGGTAGCTTCTACAATGCATCATGAATCTCTGGTTTCTGATCTTGAAGAACCCATGGCTTGTGATGGTATGTCCGAAGGTAGTGCTGAAATGGACTTCTCAGGTGGTGAATATTATACTTCACCGAAAGTAGTTGCTAGAGATGATCTTCATGTTAGTGACAAAAGTGGTGTATCAAGTGGTGGAGACCACGACAGCATGGACTTGCCTGCTGAGATTCAGACAGAGCAGCCTAATGACGATGACCTACAGTTGGATGCTTCTAATTGTCTAAGGTGTTCAAGAGATGAGATCAGTAGATCTGAAGGTGGTGATCTTGAGGACAAAGGTGCTGATCTTAGAGATCCTGTGCCACAATGTGCAAATGAGGTTTCATGTGCCCATGATGAGAAAAGAGTACATGGATATATGTCACATTGTGCCAATGAGGTTCCATGCAAGAATGTAAAGGAGGTACAGGGAGATGTTGCTACAGCCTTGTTTAGTTCAAACAGTGTTCCCATCATGGTGGAAGTACATTTGgataaaaaaggaaaacaaatagTTTCTCAGGAGGCAAGGAGTGGTCATAGTGCCAAAGATATTGATGGGAATATGAAAGATGATAAAAAGCAGACAAGTTGTGACTTGACAACAGATGTGTATGAATTATCAGTCACTAGAGTGCTAAGGGCATCTTCTAGTAAGAGGCTTACAAAACCTTGTCATGGAGTAATAGAGATGCGCCTTGGAAAGGACAAGGTCTCAGAGATGAAGTCAAATTCCTTCGATGCGATTGCAAAAACCAATCGGGATAACTTGGGCAAATCGCAGATTAGCG GTAGGCATAACCACATTAAGAATGCCGATGCTAGCTGTAAGAATAGACAGATTGAAAAGGTAAGTTCACCTACTATTAAGTCATTTGGCCAGAGGAGGCCTATTTCTGCTTGGACAGTTCCATCAGGGACTGAGGAGAGAGTGATTATTAAGCAGAGGCAAGACAGATTGTATTCTGAAGGGAGAAG GCCTTCAAAAGttgaaagtaggaagaatcaaggaCAGCGTATTGATAAATGTGATTCTAACTACAAAAGCACCAGAAGGCATGGCAACCAGTATTTTGATCGGGATTCTGACACCCAGTATGCACCAGAACTTAATAATCCAGGGAAGCACCATCTCCCGAAGCTGAGTAAACGGTTGGAAATTCCATTTGGCTCTGTTGGGAATGCTGGTAGATTATTGAGAAAGCCAATAAATGATCAGCCAAATAATTCATCTCGTTTTCCATCTTGGAGGCAGTTGCCAGGGCACCAAGAGGTACCATCATTGCTGGGTGCCCGAAGTGCTGGATTCCCAGCAAAGAACACTATGTCAAACAGGTTCATTGGGAGAAAAATCCATGATGACACTCTACTGGCTCACGAGGACAATATGATTGGGAATTTACCTGGTGAAATGATAGATAAAGTATTGTATTCACACCCGAACCTGCAATATGAGCCAACTGAGAATGATCTCATGACAAGGGGAAGGAGCCTTTCACCTCTCCGGAGGAGACTCCATCCAGTACAGTACTATCGAGCACACTCACCTCGTATGTGGCCTTCACCTGGAAGATCACCTGAAATGGTAGTTGATAGACATCAAGAGCTAATAAGACATGGTCCATCACCCGTTGTCAGGTTTGGTATGTCGAGATCACCCCATCCACAACCTTGTTTTCCTGAAGATGGAATAGTCAGAAGGAATGTTTCGCCTCCTTATCCTCAGTTTCCTGCTGACATGAGAGACATGCTTCCTGTTGATGATCTTAACTTTCACAGGCCTGGTGGGGTTCTTCAGAGGAATTTAAGGAGGTTTGACATGATGCCACATGATACTGTTGAGGACTACCTTGGACCTCCAGACTTTGCTGATCATTTTGATCGAAGGGATTATTATGATAGGCGTGAACTTGTTCAACCTTTGTATCCAGGTTGTGATCCTGGTGACATTGGAAAGGATGCTCTTCCTTATGATGATGGTTGTCATAGGCCTATCAGGTTTTGCCCAGTGGGTGAAGTGATTCCTGCTAGGGGCAGCTCAAGGGACTTCGACAGTCACATAAGGAACCGACTTGGAAATGCTACTAACATATTACGAACACAGGAGCAGGGTGAAGATTACAGATATCATAGAAAACAAGGATGGCATGAAGGTGGTTTCAATGATATGAGGCCTAAAAGGAGAAAGTTCTAA
- the LOC103972323 gene encoding uncharacterized protein LOC103972323 isoform X1 — translation MQLHKEFETDHSDHHSGESISGMPIKKRLFHLSQCSSSLSQETCTMPHNCRGQPKKFFLEEESSVSENGAALALDTNTIPKDFLKSSSTLSGQKSYFYGPNMSMFHSSAVQADHENMELKKATSTFKGSNMVEDPNIDNRSSLSLSMEKGKQLAQLGISEMVIGDRHIEGKIASSDVLAFRGIETTSNMRLTSCNDKKYHGYNSLEREKVEMCSMDLPPVKGSQHLNPTMYNDLDPKYGSAHHCVNRVNWDLNVPMEVWDASINDSIIEHDINNRLNQRAMHQQIIDRCLFQTTLGTIGSDLTLGTSMVEKNHCSPRLTDLGMPADDNREYEGGLELQLRPPSRPELRIKWGKIVPPDLSLSLTGNLSDASCRVVKPEPCEDNSHKETENFQLSSLKPVGISLVKSEPCDESSQGEASSVAVPFDQEPSAGRMRKSEAPQELEGKSSNLELESHQLTSCCTTTDIPLSKVKAVVLNSNVVLHDGSPVIPDNLKIKSGESTCLALDCTTVSGASMPCKAEVMLTDTCTHHDSQKSTVKPLDMVVDSVVSDAKGFITNETEISETAEVASTMHHESLVSDLEEPMACDGMSEGSAEMDFSGGEYYTSPKVVARDDLHVSDKSGVSSGGDHDSMDLPAEIQTEQPNDDDLQLDASNCLRCSRDEISRSEGGDLEDKGADLRDPVPQCANEVSCAHDEKRVHGYMSHCANEVPCKNVKEVQGDVATALFSSNSVPIMVEVHLDKKGKQIVSQEARSGHSAKDIDGNMKDDKKQTSCDLTTDVYELSVTRVLRASSSKRLTKPCHGVIEMRLGKDKVSEMKSNSFDAIAKTNRDNLGKSQISGKYASASIKHPELPERDFDVSGIVNKHVDDAGRHNHIKNADASCKNRQIEKVSSPTIKSFGQRRPISAWTVPSGTEERVIIKQRQDRLYSEGRRPSKVESRKNQGQRIDKCDSNYKSTRRHGNQYFDRDSDTQYAPELNNPGKHHLPKLSKRLEIPFGSVGNAGRLLRKPINDQPNNSSRFPSWRQLPGHQEVPSLLGARSAGFPAKNTMSNRFIGRKIHDDTLLAHEDNMIGNLPGEMIDKVLYSHPNLQYEPTENDLMTRGRSLSPLRRRLHPVQYYRAHSPRMWPSPGRSPEMVVDRHQELIRHGPSPVVRFGMSRSPHPQPCFPEDGIVRRNVSPPYPQFPADMRDMLPVDDLNFHRPGGVLQRNLRRFDMMPHDTVEDYLGPPDFADHFDRRDYYDRRELVQPLYPGCDPGDIGKDALPYDDGCHRPIRFCPVGEVIPARGSSRDFDSHIRNRLGNATNILRTQEQGEDYRYHRKQGWHEGGFNDMRPKRRKF, via the exons ATGCAGCTACATAAAGAG TTTGAAACTGACCATTCAGATCATCACTCTGGTGAGTCTATTTCAGGTATGCCAATAAAAAAAAGGCTGTTTCATTTGTCACAGTGCTCATCTTCTCTGTCCCAAGAAACATGTACAATGCCCCATAATTGTCGGGGGCAACCTAAAAAGTTCTTTCTCGAAGAAGAATCTTCTGTTTCAGAGAATGGTGCTGCTCTAGCACTAGACACCAATACCATTCCTAAAGACTTCCTAAAGTCTTCCTCCACATTATCTGGTCAGAAATCTTATTTTTATGGTCCTAACATGTCAATGTTTCATTCAAGTGCTGTCCAAGCTGATCATGAGAACATGGAACTCAAGAAAGCCACAAGTACTTTCAAGGGATCGAATATGGTGGAAGATCCGAACATAGATAACAGATCATCCCTTAGCTTGAGTATGGAAAAAGGAAAACAATTAGCACAACTCGGTATATCTGAAATGGTTATAGGTGATAGGCATATTGAAGGGAAAATTGCTTCAAGTGATGTGCTTGCATTTAGAGGCATTGAAACAACATCCAATATGCGTttaacatcatgtaatgataagaAATATCATGGTTACAACTCATTGGAGCGAGAGAAAGTTGAAATGTGTTCAATGGATCTGCCTCCGGTCAAGGGGTCGCAACATCTGAATCCAACCATGTACAATGACTTGGATCCAAAATATGGTTCTGCTCATCACTGTGTGAACAGAGTAAATTGGGATTTGAATGTTCCGATGGAAGTATGGGATGCCAGCATAAATGATTCAATTATAGAACACGACATCAATAACAGGCTAAATCAGAGGGCCATGCACCAGCAAATCATTGACAGATGCCTTTTCCAAACTACTCTAGGGACCATTGGGAGTGATTTGACATTAGGAACATCTATGGTTGAGAAAAATCATTGCAGCCCCAGATTGACAGATCTGGGAATGCCTGCTGATGACAATAGAGAGTATGAAGGTGGCTTGGAATTGCAGCTTAGACCACCTAGCCGGCCGGAGTTACGAATTAAATGGGGAAAGATAGTGCCTCCCGATCTAAGTCTGTCGTTGACTGGGAATCTTTCAGATGCATCTTGTAGAGTTGTGAAACCTGAACCATGTGAGGACAACAGTCATAAAGAAACTGAAAATTTTCAACTTAGTAGTCTAAAACCAGTGGGTATTAGCCTTGTGAAATCTGAACCATGTGATGAAAGTTCTCAGGGTGAAGCTTCCAGTGTAGCTGTTCCCTTTGATCAGGAACCTTCAGCAGGCAGAATGAGGAAATCAGAAGCACCTCAGGAACTTGAGGGAAAGTCATCAAATCTGGAGTTGGAGAGTCATCAATTAACATCGTGTTGTACAACTACAGACATCCCATTAAGTAAGGTTAAAGCTGTGGTTTTGAACTCTAATGTTGTGCTTCATGATGGTAGCCCAGTTATCCCTGATAATTTAAAGATAAAATCAGGTGAAAGCACTTGTCTAGCCTTAGACTGCACCACAGTATCAGGTGCTAGTATGCCTTGTAAAGCTGAGGTTATGCTTACAGACACTTGCACTCACCATGATTCACAAAAAAGTACTGTTAAACCATTGGATATGGTTGTAGACTCTGTCGTTTCTGATGCAAAAGGATTTATTACAAATGAAACAGAAATTTCTGAAACTGCTGAGGTAGCTTCTACAATGCATCATGAATCTCTGGTTTCTGATCTTGAAGAACCCATGGCTTGTGATGGTATGTCCGAAGGTAGTGCTGAAATGGACTTCTCAGGTGGTGAATATTATACTTCACCGAAAGTAGTTGCTAGAGATGATCTTCATGTTAGTGACAAAAGTGGTGTATCAAGTGGTGGAGACCACGACAGCATGGACTTGCCTGCTGAGATTCAGACAGAGCAGCCTAATGACGATGACCTACAGTTGGATGCTTCTAATTGTCTAAGGTGTTCAAGAGATGAGATCAGTAGATCTGAAGGTGGTGATCTTGAGGACAAAGGTGCTGATCTTAGAGATCCTGTGCCACAATGTGCAAATGAGGTTTCATGTGCCCATGATGAGAAAAGAGTACATGGATATATGTCACATTGTGCCAATGAGGTTCCATGCAAGAATGTAAAGGAGGTACAGGGAGATGTTGCTACAGCCTTGTTTAGTTCAAACAGTGTTCCCATCATGGTGGAAGTACATTTGgataaaaaaggaaaacaaatagTTTCTCAGGAGGCAAGGAGTGGTCATAGTGCCAAAGATATTGATGGGAATATGAAAGATGATAAAAAGCAGACAAGTTGTGACTTGACAACAGATGTGTATGAATTATCAGTCACTAGAGTGCTAAGGGCATCTTCTAGTAAGAGGCTTACAAAACCTTGTCATGGAGTAATAGAGATGCGCCTTGGAAAGGACAAGGTCTCAGAGATGAAGTCAAATTCCTTCGATGCGATTGCAAAAACCAATCGGGATAACTTGGGCAAATCGCAGATTAGCGGTAAGTATGCCAGTGCATCTATTAAGCATCCGGAATTGCCAGAGAGAGATTTTGATGTCAGTGGCATTGTAAATAAACATGTTGATGATGCAGGTAGGCATAACCACATTAAGAATGCCGATGCTAGCTGTAAGAATAGACAGATTGAAAAGGTAAGTTCACCTACTATTAAGTCATTTGGCCAGAGGAGGCCTATTTCTGCTTGGACAGTTCCATCAGGGACTGAGGAGAGAGTGATTATTAAGCAGAGGCAAGACAGATTGTATTCTGAAGGGAGAAG GCCTTCAAAAGttgaaagtaggaagaatcaaggaCAGCGTATTGATAAATGTGATTCTAACTACAAAAGCACCAGAAGGCATGGCAACCAGTATTTTGATCGGGATTCTGACACCCAGTATGCACCAGAACTTAATAATCCAGGGAAGCACCATCTCCCGAAGCTGAGTAAACGGTTGGAAATTCCATTTGGCTCTGTTGGGAATGCTGGTAGATTATTGAGAAAGCCAATAAATGATCAGCCAAATAATTCATCTCGTTTTCCATCTTGGAGGCAGTTGCCAGGGCACCAAGAGGTACCATCATTGCTGGGTGCCCGAAGTGCTGGATTCCCAGCAAAGAACACTATGTCAAACAGGTTCATTGGGAGAAAAATCCATGATGACACTCTACTGGCTCACGAGGACAATATGATTGGGAATTTACCTGGTGAAATGATAGATAAAGTATTGTATTCACACCCGAACCTGCAATATGAGCCAACTGAGAATGATCTCATGACAAGGGGAAGGAGCCTTTCACCTCTCCGGAGGAGACTCCATCCAGTACAGTACTATCGAGCACACTCACCTCGTATGTGGCCTTCACCTGGAAGATCACCTGAAATGGTAGTTGATAGACATCAAGAGCTAATAAGACATGGTCCATCACCCGTTGTCAGGTTTGGTATGTCGAGATCACCCCATCCACAACCTTGTTTTCCTGAAGATGGAATAGTCAGAAGGAATGTTTCGCCTCCTTATCCTCAGTTTCCTGCTGACATGAGAGACATGCTTCCTGTTGATGATCTTAACTTTCACAGGCCTGGTGGGGTTCTTCAGAGGAATTTAAGGAGGTTTGACATGATGCCACATGATACTGTTGAGGACTACCTTGGACCTCCAGACTTTGCTGATCATTTTGATCGAAGGGATTATTATGATAGGCGTGAACTTGTTCAACCTTTGTATCCAGGTTGTGATCCTGGTGACATTGGAAAGGATGCTCTTCCTTATGATGATGGTTGTCATAGGCCTATCAGGTTTTGCCCAGTGGGTGAAGTGATTCCTGCTAGGGGCAGCTCAAGGGACTTCGACAGTCACATAAGGAACCGACTTGGAAATGCTACTAACATATTACGAACACAGGAGCAGGGTGAAGATTACAGATATCATAGAAAACAAGGATGGCATGAAGGTGGTTTCAATGATATGAGGCCTAAAAGGAGAAAGTTCTAA
- the LOC135652819 gene encoding histone H4-like, whose protein sequence is MSAIHLLSLVTLFHDKYPPKPKHNGVASSCPILAVSGACGFCFVLVAMSGRGKGGKGLGKGGAKRHRKVLRDNIQGITKPAIRRLARRGGVKRISGLIYEETRGVLKIFLENVIRDAVTYTEHARRKTVTAMDVVYALKRQGRTLYGFGG, encoded by the exons ATGTCCGCGATTCATCTTCTCAGCCTCGTTACTCTCTTCCACGATAAATACCCACCGAAACCTAAACACAATGGCGTCGCTTCGAGCTGTCCAATTCTTGCGGTCTCAG GAGCTTGTGGATTTTGCTTCGTTTTGGTAGCTATGTCGGGGCGAGGAAAGGGCGGCAAGGGTTTGGGCAAGGGCGGCGCGAAGCGCCACCGTAAGGTGCTCCGCGACAACATCCAGGGTATCACGAAGCCAGCGATTCGGCGCCTCGCGAGGAGGGGCGGCGTGAAGCGCATCAGCGGCCTCATTTATGAGGAGACTCGCGGCGTCCTCAAGATCTTCCTTGAGAATGTGATCCGTGACGCTGTCACCTACACCGAGCACGCTCGTAGGAAGACTGTCACCGCCATGGACGTCGTGTACGCTCTGAAGAGGCAGGGAAGGACTCTCTATGGTTTTGGTGGTTAG